In one Inquilinus sp. Marseille-Q2685 genomic region, the following are encoded:
- the cyoD gene encoding cytochrome o ubiquinol oxidase subunit IV → MSAHAHTDHHHGDHHHGDASGHGTLKGYVTGFVLAVILTVIPFWLVMGDVFADPQTTALVIMALAVVQIVVHMVYFLHMNTKSEGGWTMLALIFTVVLVVITLAGSLWVMYHLNTNMMPVSAHDMRNMP, encoded by the coding sequence ATGAGCGCCCACGCCCACACCGATCACCATCACGGCGACCACCATCATGGCGACGCCAGCGGCCACGGCACGCTGAAGGGCTACGTCACCGGCTTCGTGCTGGCGGTGATCCTGACCGTGATCCCGTTCTGGCTGGTCATGGGCGACGTGTTCGCCGATCCCCAGACCACGGCGCTGGTGATCATGGCGCTCGCGGTCGTCCAGATCGTCGTGCACATGGTCTATTTCCTGCACATGAACACGAAGTCGGAGGGCGGCTGGACCATGCTGGCCCTGATCTTCACCGTGGTGCTGGTGGTGATCACGCTCGCCGGCTCGCTGTGGGTGATGTACCACCTCAACACCAACATGATGCCGGTCTCCGCCCACGACATGCGCAACATGCCGTGA
- a CDS encoding MarC family protein, translating to MSGSIQTFLLTLSALFSIVNPIGAALIFSQITADRSHGERLRLARKIGVYSALVMLGALWGGAYVLSFFGISLSALRIAGGLIVAASAWRLLQSPEQQEERKQEQASEAEGIDAVAFYPLTMPFTTGPGTISVAIAIGSNLPVGEPNFLPFVLGASAAALVIAIGVWIAYASADRLVALLGQSQVRVLSRLMAFLLLCVGTQITLGGISDFVHSLAP from the coding sequence ATGAGCGGTTCGATCCAGACCTTTCTGCTCACCCTCTCCGCCCTGTTCTCGATCGTGAACCCGATCGGGGCCGCCCTGATCTTCAGCCAGATCACCGCCGACCGGTCGCATGGCGAGCGCCTGCGGCTGGCGCGCAAGATCGGCGTCTACTCCGCCCTGGTGATGCTGGGGGCGCTGTGGGGCGGCGCCTACGTCCTCAGCTTCTTCGGCATCAGCCTGTCGGCGCTGCGCATCGCCGGCGGGCTGATCGTCGCCGCCAGCGCCTGGCGGCTGCTGCAGTCGCCCGAGCAGCAGGAGGAGCGCAAGCAGGAGCAGGCATCCGAGGCCGAGGGCATCGACGCGGTCGCCTTCTACCCGCTGACCATGCCCTTCACCACCGGCCCCGGCACCATCTCCGTCGCGATCGCCATCGGCTCGAACCTGCCGGTCGGTGAGCCGAATTTCCTGCCCTTCGTGCTCGGCGCCTCGGCCGCGGCCCTGGTGATCGCCATCGGCGTCTGGATCGCCTACGCCTCGGCCGACCGGCTGGTCGCGTTGCTCGGGCAGTCCCAGGTCCGGGTGCTGTCCCGGCTGATGGCCTTCCTGCTGCTGTGCGTCGGCACCCAGATCACGCTGGGCGGCATCAGCGACTTCGTCCATTCGCTGGCCCCCTGA
- a CDS encoding phytanoyl-CoA dioxygenase family protein — protein MASSDWPDPNALRFSPHGAQRRASALTKADLDGLEATFAGLPTNRAGIRLRGLPALRPLLAADGPVGAAAAAVLGSAARPVRAILFDKTPAANWALAWHQDRTVSVMRRVEVDGFGPWTVKDGQLHVAPPFAVLAGMVTLRVHLDPVPVTNAPLLVAPGSHHLGRVPETEIAGAVRRCGIAACVAEAGDIWIYATPILHASEAARQPARRRVLQVDFAAGALPGGLEWAGL, from the coding sequence ATGGCTTCGTCCGACTGGCCCGACCCGAATGCGCTGCGCTTCTCGCCGCACGGCGCACAGCGCCGCGCATCGGCGCTGACGAAGGCCGATCTGGACGGTCTCGAGGCCACGTTCGCCGGCCTGCCGACGAACCGCGCGGGCATCCGGCTGCGGGGACTCCCCGCCCTGCGGCCCCTTCTGGCGGCGGATGGGCCGGTTGGGGCGGCGGCCGCCGCGGTCCTGGGCAGCGCGGCGCGCCCGGTCCGCGCGATCCTGTTCGACAAGACTCCGGCCGCCAACTGGGCGCTCGCCTGGCATCAGGATCGAACCGTCTCGGTGATGCGGCGCGTCGAGGTCGACGGCTTCGGCCCCTGGACGGTCAAGGACGGCCAGCTCCATGTCGCCCCGCCTTTCGCGGTGCTGGCAGGCATGGTGACGCTGCGCGTCCATCTCGATCCGGTGCCGGTCACCAACGCACCGCTGCTGGTGGCGCCCGGGTCGCACCACCTTGGCCGAGTCCCGGAAACGGAGATCGCAGGCGCCGTCCGCCGCTGCGGCATCGCGGCATGCGTCGCCGAGGCCGGCGACATCTGGATCTACGCGACGCCGATCCTGCACGCATCGGAGGCGGCCCGGCAGCCGGCCCGCCGCCGGGTGCTGCAGGTGGATTTCGCCGCAGGGGCGCTGCCCGGCGGCCTGGAGTGGGCGGGCCTTTAG
- a CDS encoding chloramphenicol phosphotransferase CPT family protein, whose amino-acid sequence MAQEPGWIVVLNGAPRSGKSSIVAAMQEWDDGPWMNLGVDVHARHMTPPRCRPGIGLRPGGERPEIEAWVQVFYAALVESVAAHSRLGLNVVVDVGFHDAYAVPRGVLRDCARRLLGLPALLVGIRCPVEEIMRRHRAGQPGREGEYVAGPAEDPVPEAVLRWQREVHRPGIYDLEVDTSVLSPLDCAAAIRRRLDDPTRPSAFRRLACRG is encoded by the coding sequence ATGGCCCAGGAGCCTGGATGGATCGTCGTCCTCAACGGCGCGCCTCGCTCGGGCAAGTCGAGCATCGTCGCGGCGATGCAGGAGTGGGACGACGGCCCCTGGATGAATCTGGGCGTCGATGTTCATGCCCGGCACATGACGCCGCCGCGCTGCCGGCCCGGGATCGGGCTGCGGCCCGGAGGCGAGCGGCCGGAGATCGAGGCGTGGGTGCAGGTATTCTATGCCGCACTCGTCGAATCGGTCGCGGCGCACAGCCGGCTCGGGCTGAACGTGGTGGTCGATGTCGGCTTCCACGACGCCTATGCCGTGCCCCGCGGCGTCCTCCGCGACTGTGCCCGGCGTCTGCTCGGCCTGCCGGCGCTCCTGGTCGGGATCCGTTGCCCGGTCGAGGAGATCATGCGCCGGCACCGGGCGGGGCAGCCGGGGCGTGAGGGCGAGTACGTGGCCGGCCCCGCGGAGGACCCGGTGCCGGAGGCGGTGCTGCGCTGGCAGCGCGAGGTGCATCGCCCCGGGATCTACGATCTCGAGGTCGACACTTCCGTGCTCAGCCCTCTGGATTGCGCCGCGGCGATCCGCCGGCGCCTCGACGACCCGACGCGGCCTTCGGCCTTCCGCCGGCTGGCTTGCCGGGGCTGA
- a CDS encoding MucR family transcriptional regulator: MSTLSDEILKFTKEIIVAHVSHNAVDSESLPDLIRNVHLSLIEARNAAIQRDPAMVSDIEPAANAKESGRIQDTPAATSIHPVPAVPIAESVTPDYIICLEDGRPFKMMKRWLRATYGMTPEQYRAKWNLPADYPMVAPNYARSKSVYAKAQGLGTEKLRRRAGKQRSRRTA; this comes from the coding sequence ATGTCGACGCTGAGCGACGAGATTCTGAAGTTCACCAAGGAGATCATCGTTGCCCACGTTTCCCACAACGCGGTGGACAGCGAGAGCCTGCCAGATCTCATCCGGAACGTGCACCTGTCGCTGATCGAAGCCCGCAATGCGGCCATCCAGCGGGATCCGGCGATGGTTTCGGACATCGAGCCGGCTGCAAACGCCAAGGAGAGCGGCAGGATACAGGACACCCCCGCGGCCACTTCGATTCACCCCGTTCCGGCCGTGCCCATCGCGGAGTCGGTGACCCCGGACTACATCATCTGCCTGGAGGATGGCCGGCCCTTCAAGATGATGAAGCGCTGGCTGCGCGCCACCTACGGCATGACGCCGGAGCAGTACCGCGCCAAGTGGAACCTGCCGGCGGACTATCCGATGGTGGCGCCGAACTACGCCCGGTCGAAGTCGGTCTATGCCAAGGCCCAGGGCCTGGGCACCGAGAAGCTCCGCCGCCGCGCCGGCAAGCAGCGGTCCCGCCGCACCGCCTGA
- the zwf gene encoding glucose-6-phosphate dehydrogenase, with amino-acid sequence MIARVIAVEPFDIVVFGATGDLSQRKLLPALYERDKAGQVPPGARIIGTSRRPMSDTEFRDFARKAILEHVPSAERAGTVLDEFLARLSYVAVDATAQTGWPDLAEALQGNADRIRIFYLATSPDLFEEICSQLGQHGLVTERARVVVEKPIGKDLESARALNDAIGRVFPEESIYRIDHYLGKETVQNLMALRFANALFEPLWNASHIDHVQITVAESLGVEGRAGYYDGAGALRDMVQNHMLQLLCLVAMEPPTSMDADSLRDEKLKVLKALKPISDATVNTITVRGQYRAGASAGGAVPGYLDELGNPSSHTETFVALKAEIENWRWANVPFYLRTGKRLAARMSEIVVTFRAIPHSVFDSSAGTISQNHLVIRLQPDEGVKLWLMIKDPGPGGMRLQHVPLDMSFAEAFNVRNPDAYERLVMDVVRGNQSLFMRRDEVEQAWTWVDPIIEAWRASKEPPKPYTAGTWGPSAAIALIERDGRTWHEDED; translated from the coding sequence ATGATCGCGCGCGTCATCGCCGTGGAGCCGTTCGACATCGTCGTGTTCGGCGCGACGGGAGACCTGTCCCAGCGCAAGCTGCTGCCGGCGCTCTATGAGCGCGACAAGGCCGGGCAGGTGCCGCCGGGGGCGAGGATCATCGGCACGTCGCGGCGGCCGATGTCGGATACGGAGTTCCGCGACTTCGCCCGCAAGGCGATCCTGGAGCATGTGCCGTCGGCGGAGCGGGCCGGCACGGTGCTGGACGAGTTCCTGGCGCGGCTGTCCTATGTCGCGGTCGATGCGACGGCCCAGACGGGCTGGCCGGACCTGGCCGAGGCGCTACAGGGCAACGCCGACCGCATCCGCATCTTCTATCTCGCCACCTCGCCCGACCTGTTCGAGGAGATCTGCAGCCAGCTTGGCCAGCACGGCCTCGTGACCGAGCGGGCCCGCGTCGTGGTCGAGAAGCCGATCGGCAAGGACCTGGAGTCGGCCCGGGCGCTGAACGACGCCATCGGCCGCGTCTTCCCCGAGGAGTCGATCTACCGGATCGATCACTACCTCGGGAAGGAGACGGTGCAGAACCTGATGGCGCTGCGCTTCGCCAACGCCCTGTTCGAGCCGCTGTGGAACGCCTCGCACATCGACCATGTCCAGATCACCGTGGCCGAGAGCCTCGGGGTCGAGGGCCGCGCCGGCTACTATGACGGCGCCGGCGCGCTGCGCGACATGGTGCAGAACCACATGCTGCAGCTGCTCTGCCTCGTCGCCATGGAGCCGCCGACCTCGATGGACGCGGATTCGCTGCGCGACGAGAAGCTGAAGGTGCTGAAGGCGCTGAAGCCGATCTCCGACGCCACGGTGAACACCATCACCGTCCGAGGCCAGTACCGCGCCGGCGCCTCGGCCGGGGGCGCCGTGCCCGGCTATCTCGACGAGCTCGGCAACCCCTCCAGCCACACCGAGACCTTCGTCGCGCTGAAGGCGGAGATCGAGAACTGGCGCTGGGCCAACGTCCCGTTCTACCTGCGCACCGGCAAGCGCCTGGCGGCGCGGATGTCGGAGATCGTCGTCACCTTCCGCGCCATCCCGCATTCGGTGTTCGACAGCTCGGCCGGCACCATCTCGCAGAACCACCTCGTCATCCGGCTGCAGCCCGACGAGGGCGTGAAGCTGTGGCTGATGATCAAGGATCCGGGCCCGGGCGGCATGCGCCTGCAGCACGTGCCGCTGGACATGAGCTTCGCCGAGGCCTTCAACGTGCGGAACCCGGACGCCTATGAGCGGCTGGTGATGGACGTGGTGCGCGGCAACCAGAGCCTGTTCATGCGCCGCGACGAGGTCGAGCAGGCCTGGACCTGGGTCGACCCGATCATCGAGGCCTGGAGGGCGTCGAAGGAGCCGCCGAAGCCCTACACCGCCGGCACCTGGGGGCCGTCCGCCGCGATCGCCCTGATCGAGCGCGACGGCCGCACCTGGCATGAGGACGAGGACTGA
- the cyoC gene encoding cytochrome o ubiquinol oxidase subunit III: MTPLDQAANGAVRFHVEEEHEHSGGSTMLGFWIYLMSDCLIFAVLFACYGVLGRSYAAGPSGADLFDLPLVAVNTSMLLLSSITCGFAMLEMERNRKGATLFWLAVTALFGVAFVGLELYEFAHLIHEGAGPWRSAFLSSFFTLVGTHGLHVTVGIVWMVTMMVQVAQHGLIPDNKRRLMCLSLFWHFLDVIWIGVFTFVYLMGSMA; this comes from the coding sequence ATGACGCCACTCGATCAAGCTGCAAACGGCGCGGTCCGCTTCCACGTCGAGGAGGAGCACGAGCATTCGGGCGGCAGCACGATGCTCGGCTTCTGGATCTACCTGATGAGCGACTGCCTGATCTTCGCAGTCCTCTTCGCCTGTTACGGCGTGCTCGGCCGCAGCTATGCGGCCGGCCCGTCCGGCGCCGACCTGTTCGACCTGCCGCTGGTGGCGGTCAACACCTCGATGCTGCTGCTCTCCTCCATCACCTGCGGCTTCGCCATGCTGGAGATGGAGCGGAACCGGAAGGGCGCCACCCTGTTCTGGCTGGCGGTCACCGCCCTGTTCGGCGTCGCCTTCGTCGGCCTCGAGCTCTACGAGTTCGCCCATCTGATCCATGAGGGGGCGGGGCCGTGGCGCAGCGCCTTCCTGTCGTCCTTCTTCACCCTGGTGGGGACGCACGGGCTGCACGTCACCGTCGGCATCGTCTGGATGGTGACGATGATGGTTCAGGTCGCCCAGCACGGGCTGATCCCGGACAACAAGCGGCGGCTGATGTGCCTCAGCCTGTTCTGGCACTTCCTGGACGTCATCTGGATCGGCGTCTTCACCTTCGTCTATCTGATGGGATCCATGGCATGA
- a CDS encoding threonine/serine dehydratase: protein MAELRVDRDGIARIEPLIRPHIRRTPAVETAGRDFGIDAGPITLKLELLQHAGSFKTRGAFANLLTRDVPAAGVAAASGGNHGAAVAHAAASLGLPARIFVPSISSPAKIERIRRTGAELVVGGDRYADALAACDAWVAATGALSVHAFDQAETMLGQGTLALELESQAPDLDTVLVGVGGGGLIGGIAAWYAGRVKVVGVEPEASPTLHRAFAAGRPVDAETGGIAADSLAPKRIGERIFPVLRQHGTAAVLVTDEAIREAQRALWQGLRIVAEPGGAAAFAALLSGRYRPAPGERVGVVVSGGNTTAVDFDR from the coding sequence ATGGCCGAGCTGCGGGTGGACCGGGACGGCATCGCTCGGATCGAGCCGCTGATCCGGCCGCATATCCGTCGGACGCCGGCGGTCGAGACGGCGGGACGCGATTTCGGCATCGACGCCGGCCCGATCACGCTGAAGCTAGAGCTGCTGCAGCATGCCGGGTCGTTCAAGACCCGCGGCGCCTTCGCCAACCTGCTGACCCGCGACGTGCCTGCGGCCGGTGTCGCCGCGGCGTCGGGCGGCAATCACGGCGCGGCGGTGGCCCATGCCGCGGCGTCGCTGGGCCTGCCGGCGCGGATCTTCGTGCCCAGCATCTCCTCCCCCGCCAAGATCGAGCGGATCCGCCGCACCGGCGCCGAGCTGGTGGTCGGCGGCGACCGCTATGCCGATGCGCTGGCCGCCTGCGACGCCTGGGTCGCCGCCACCGGCGCGCTGTCGGTCCACGCCTTCGACCAGGCGGAGACCATGCTGGGCCAGGGCACGCTGGCGCTGGAGCTGGAGAGCCAGGCGCCGGATCTCGACACGGTCCTGGTCGGGGTCGGTGGCGGCGGGCTGATCGGCGGCATCGCCGCCTGGTATGCCGGGCGGGTCAAGGTGGTCGGGGTCGAGCCGGAGGCCTCGCCCACCCTGCACCGCGCCTTCGCGGCCGGCCGGCCGGTCGATGCCGAGACCGGCGGCATCGCCGCCGACAGCCTTGCGCCGAAGCGGATCGGCGAGCGGATCTTCCCGGTGCTGCGGCAGCATGGGACGGCCGCGGTGCTGGTCACGGACGAGGCGATCCGGGAGGCGCAGCGGGCCCTGTGGCAGGGTCTGCGAATCGTCGCCGAGCCGGGCGGGGCCGCCGCCTTCGCGGCGCTGCTGTCCGGCCGCTACCGTCCGGCCCCGGGCGAGCGGGTCGGCGTCGTGGTCAGCGGCGGCAACACCACCGCGGTGGATTTCGATCGCTGA
- the pgl gene encoding 6-phosphogluconolactonase codes for MSIARHDFPTKEALADALAGHVADALTARLSRSGRAALAVSGGRTPTRFFEALSKKPVEWTRIDVTLVDERWVGEDSDRSNAALVRAHLLQGPAAAAGFVPLHVDVPTPEDGLAQVTARIAALPLPFAAAVLGMGDDGHTASFFPGGDRLARAMDPAPGQLLETMRAPAAGEPRITLTLPVLLAAETLCLHIEGAGKQRVLEAALVCGPAEAMPIRAVLTRSERPVEIFWCP; via the coding sequence ATGTCCATCGCGCGTCACGACTTCCCGACCAAGGAGGCGCTGGCCGACGCCCTCGCCGGGCATGTCGCCGACGCGCTGACGGCGCGGCTGTCCCGATCCGGTCGGGCCGCGCTCGCCGTCTCCGGCGGGCGCACCCCGACCCGGTTCTTCGAGGCGCTGTCGAAGAAGCCCGTCGAATGGACGCGGATCGACGTCACCCTGGTCGACGAGCGCTGGGTGGGGGAGGATTCCGACCGCTCCAACGCCGCCCTGGTCCGGGCGCATCTGCTGCAGGGCCCGGCCGCGGCGGCCGGCTTCGTGCCGCTGCATGTCGACGTGCCGACGCCCGAGGACGGGCTGGCGCAGGTGACGGCGCGGATCGCCGCCCTGCCGCTGCCCTTCGCCGCGGCGGTGCTGGGCATGGGCGACGACGGCCACACCGCCTCCTTCTTCCCCGGCGGCGACCGGCTGGCCCGGGCGATGGACCCGGCCCCCGGCCAGCTGCTGGAGACCATGCGGGCGCCGGCGGCAGGCGAGCCGCGCATCACCCTGACGCTGCCGGTCTTGCTGGCGGCGGAGACTCTGTGTCTTCATATCGAAGGGGCGGGGAAGCAGCGCGTGCTGGAGGCGGCCCTGGTCTGCGGCCCGGCCGAGGCGATGCCGATCCGCGCCGTGCTGACCCGGTCCGAGCGCCCGGTCGAGATCTTCTGGTGCCCGTAG
- a CDS encoding SURF1 family protein — MTQGEAHRPRSTAALVVLGAAALAVFLGLLALGVWQVERRAWKLDLIARVDQRVAAEPSAPPGPADWARVTADRDEYRHVRVSGRFLNDREAQVVASTAKGAGYWVMTPLQTADGTVVLVNRGFVPTENRDPATRAAGQAEGPVTVTGLLRITEPKGGFLRSNEPAEERWYSRDVAAIAAARGLTNVAPYFIDADAAPNPGGLPIGGLTVISFPNSHLVYAVTWFGLAALLLFGVGYAVRSERARRKQAEAT; from the coding sequence GTGACGCAGGGCGAGGCACATCGGCCTCGCTCGACCGCCGCCCTGGTCGTCCTCGGGGCGGCGGCGCTCGCTGTGTTCCTCGGCCTCCTGGCGCTCGGCGTCTGGCAGGTCGAGCGGCGGGCCTGGAAGCTCGACCTGATCGCCCGGGTCGACCAGCGCGTCGCGGCCGAGCCGTCGGCCCCGCCGGGCCCGGCCGACTGGGCCCGGGTCACCGCGGACCGGGACGAGTACCGGCATGTCCGCGTCTCCGGCCGTTTCCTGAACGACCGCGAGGCCCAGGTCGTCGCCTCGACGGCCAAGGGGGCCGGCTACTGGGTGATGACCCCGCTGCAGACGGCGGACGGCACGGTGGTCCTGGTCAACCGGGGCTTCGTGCCGACGGAGAACCGCGACCCGGCGACCCGGGCGGCGGGGCAGGCCGAAGGCCCCGTCACCGTCACCGGGCTGCTGCGCATCACCGAGCCGAAGGGCGGCTTCCTGCGCTCGAACGAACCGGCGGAAGAGCGCTGGTACTCCCGCGACGTCGCCGCCATCGCCGCGGCCCGCGGGCTGACGAATGTCGCGCCCTATTTCATCGACGCCGACGCCGCGCCCAATCCGGGCGGGCTGCCGATCGGCGGGCTGACGGTGATTTCCTTCCCGAACAGCCACCTGGTCTACGCCGTCACCTGGTTCGGCCTGGCGGCGCTGCTGCTCTTCGGCGTGGGATACGCCGTGCGGTCGGAGCGGGCCCGGCGCAAGCAGGCCGAGGCGACCTGA
- a CDS encoding aldehyde dehydrogenase family protein, translating into MAHELQFYIDGAWVDPVTPKTLDVIDPSTEEPFAQISLGSAADVDRAVAAAKRAFPAFARTSREERLALLRRILEIYKRRAPDIALAVSREMGAPRKFALDSQTWAGEAHLTRIIEALETFQFERPKGTSMVVKEPVGVVGMITPWNWPLNQITCKVGPALAAGCTMVLKPSEIAPLDAVIFAEILHEAGVPKGVFNLVNGDGPTVGAAISSHPDVDMVSFTGSTRAGILVAKAAADTVKRVHQELGGKSANIILSDADLKRAVTKGVAGCFGNSGQSCNAPTRLFVPLDREDEAIGYAKAAAESFKVGPADAPDTQLGPVVSQLQYDKIQRLIEAGIAEGAELVAGGPGRPEGLNRGYFVRPTVFARVTPDMTIAREEIFGPVLSILTYETEEQAIELANDTPYGLAAYVQSGSLERARKVASQLRVGNVHINYPAWDTAAPFGGYKQSGNGREYAEFGLEEFLEIKGVIGYEAA; encoded by the coding sequence ATGGCGCACGAACTGCAATTCTACATCGACGGCGCATGGGTCGACCCGGTCACGCCGAAGACGCTCGACGTGATCGACCCCTCGACCGAGGAGCCCTTCGCCCAGATCTCGCTCGGCTCGGCCGCCGACGTCGACCGCGCGGTGGCGGCGGCGAAACGGGCCTTCCCGGCCTTCGCCCGCACCAGCCGCGAGGAACGCCTGGCCCTGCTGCGCCGGATCCTCGAGATCTACAAGCGCCGCGCCCCCGACATCGCGCTGGCCGTGTCGCGCGAGATGGGCGCGCCGCGGAAGTTCGCGCTCGATTCCCAGACCTGGGCCGGCGAGGCGCACCTGACCCGGATCATCGAGGCGCTGGAGACCTTCCAGTTCGAGCGGCCCAAGGGCACCTCGATGGTGGTGAAGGAGCCGGTCGGCGTGGTCGGCATGATCACGCCCTGGAACTGGCCCCTGAACCAGATCACCTGCAAGGTCGGCCCGGCTTTGGCGGCCGGCTGCACCATGGTGCTGAAGCCGAGCGAGATCGCGCCGCTGGACGCCGTCATCTTCGCCGAGATCCTGCACGAGGCCGGCGTGCCGAAGGGCGTGTTCAACCTGGTGAACGGCGACGGGCCGACGGTCGGCGCCGCGATCTCCAGCCATCCCGACGTCGACATGGTGTCCTTCACCGGCTCGACCCGCGCCGGCATCCTGGTGGCCAAGGCCGCGGCCGACACGGTCAAGCGGGTGCATCAGGAGCTGGGCGGCAAGTCGGCCAACATCATCCTGTCGGACGCCGATCTGAAGCGGGCGGTGACCAAGGGCGTCGCCGGCTGCTTCGGCAACAGCGGCCAGTCCTGCAACGCCCCGACCCGGCTGTTCGTGCCGCTCGACCGCGAGGACGAGGCGATCGGCTATGCCAAGGCGGCGGCCGAGAGCTTCAAGGTCGGCCCCGCCGACGCGCCTGACACCCAGCTCGGCCCGGTGGTCAGCCAGCTGCAATACGACAAGATCCAGCGCTTGATCGAGGCCGGCATCGCCGAGGGGGCGGAGCTGGTAGCCGGCGGCCCCGGCCGGCCGGAGGGGCTGAACCGCGGCTATTTCGTCCGCCCGACCGTCTTCGCCCGGGTGACGCCGGACATGACGATCGCGCGGGAGGAGATCTTCGGCCCGGTGCTGTCGATCCTGACCTACGAAACCGAGGAGCAGGCGATCGAGCTGGCCAACGACACCCCCTACGGCCTCGCCGCCTATGTCCAGTCGGGCAGCCTGGAGCGGGCGCGCAAGGTGGCGTCGCAGCTGCGCGTCGGCAATGTCCACATCAACTACCCGGCCTGGGACACCGCCGCGCCTTTCGGCGGCTACAAGCAGTCGGGCAACGGCCGCGAATATGCCGAGTTCGGCCTCGAGGAGTTCCTCGAGATCAAGGGCGTGATCGGCTACGAGGCCGCCTGA